A genomic stretch from Helianthus annuus cultivar XRQ/B chromosome 1, HanXRQr2.0-SUNRISE, whole genome shotgun sequence includes:
- the LOC110875700 gene encoding protein UPSTREAM OF FLC isoform X2: MELEEKTMNRVDQQGHPEPDMELTRERKGRKVPVLYYLCRNQQLEHPHFIEVTLVSPDGLYLRDVIEKFDSLRGRGMASMYSWSCKRSYKNAFVWNDLGEDDLIVPAHENEYILKGSELVEENYSDDYSSSTNVMDDGCRSLTKYKIYKSTHGLADASTQTDEHVNVQQTCTRSLLTDNGPVDSLTNDSPSSSGACSSACKTDTLESLMKADDHHFHTSKKIEEEEEEEDNDDEYQVPTNTKIRGLLQLISCGSVSPQDHNLSQSLTCRSKSLDSKSRIISSSVMLGELDCLSENRKYTGMQLGDKQYFSGSLVETKLLKNEEIHNLKRSSSFSANRMKCTPRSIMGSLSRHSKSASMRFCENPNSCIQSPCLSNNGSNRITSSCLSKKPSKRTESFGDNKENVIKIEERLSSGARVIIHLEANDCPALS; the protein is encoded by the exons ATGGAG TTAGAAGAGAAGACAATGAACCGTGTGGATCAGCAGGGGCACCCGGAGCCGGATATGGAGCTAACCCGGGAGCGAAAAGGCCGGAAAGTTCCCGTGCTTTATTATCTCTGCCGGAATCAACAGCTTGAGCATCCTCACTTTATTGAAGTCACTCTCGTCTCACCGGATGGTTTGTACTTGAGAG ATGTGATTGAAAAGTTTGATTCTCTAAGAGGAAGAGGCATGGCTTCAATGTATTCATGGTCTTGCAAGAG aaGCTACAAGAATGCTTTTGTTTGGAATGATCTTGGTGAAGATGACCTTATTGTTCCTGCTCATGAAAATGAGTATATTCTTAAAGGCTCAGAACTTGTTGAAGAAAATTATTCAG ACGATTATTCGTCTTCAACGAACGTAATGGACGACGGTTGTCGCAGCTTGACAAAATACAAGATCTACAAGAGCACTCATGGCCTTGCGGACGCTTCAACTCAAACGGATGAACATGTAAACGTACAACAAACGTGCACAAGAAGTCTGTTAACTGATAATGGACCTGTTGACTCATTGACCAATGACTCTCCATCTTCATCCGGTGCATGCTCATCCGCTTGCAAGACGGATACATTAGAATCTTTAATGAAAGCCGATGATCATCACTTTCACACCTCTAAAAAaatcgaagaagaagaagaagaagaagacaatGATGATGAATATCAAGTTCCAACCAACACGAAGATCAGGGGACTGTTGCAACTAATCTCATGCGGGTCAGTTTCACCACAAGATCACAACTTAAGTCAAAGTTTGACTTGCAGATCGAAGTCCTTAGATTCAAAATCACGTATAATCTCGTCGTCAGTAATGTTGGGTGAGCTAGATTGCTTGTCTGAAAATCGGAAATATACGGGTATGCAATTAGGAGATAAGCAATACTTCAGTGGGAGTTTGGTAGAGACAAAATTGCTCAAGAACGAAGAAATCCATAATCTAAAACGATCGTCTTCCTTTAGTGCTAAcag GATGAAGTGCACGCCTAGATCGATCATGGGTTCGTTGAGCAGACATTCTAAAAGTGCGTCAATGAGATTCTGTGAAAATCCAAATTCATGCATTCAATCACCTTGCTTATCCAACAACGGTAGCAACCGAATCACTAGCTCGTGCTTATCCAAGAAACCATCTAAGAGAACCGAATCCTTTGGAGATAATAAGGAGAATGTGATCAAAATCGAAGAAAG GCTTTCTTCAGGAGCGCGAGTCATCATCCACTTGGAAGCTAATGATTGTCCCGCGTTAAGTTAA
- the LOC110875700 gene encoding protein UPSTREAM OF FLC isoform X1, with the protein MELEEKTMNRVDQQGHPEPDMELTRERKGRKVPVLYYLCRNQQLEHPHFIEVTLVSPDGLYLRDVIEKFDSLRGRGMASMYSWSCKRSYKNAFVWNDLGEDDLIVPAHENEYILKGSELVEENYSGRARNMKLQSLQLLSEQPSSITQDDYSSSTNVMDDGCRSLTKYKIYKSTHGLADASTQTDEHVNVQQTCTRSLLTDNGPVDSLTNDSPSSSGACSSACKTDTLESLMKADDHHFHTSKKIEEEEEEEDNDDEYQVPTNTKIRGLLQLISCGSVSPQDHNLSQSLTCRSKSLDSKSRIISSSVMLGELDCLSENRKYTGMQLGDKQYFSGSLVETKLLKNEEIHNLKRSSSFSANRMKCTPRSIMGSLSRHSKSASMRFCENPNSCIQSPCLSNNGSNRITSSCLSKKPSKRTESFGDNKENVIKIEERLSSGARVIIHLEANDCPALS; encoded by the exons ATGGAG TTAGAAGAGAAGACAATGAACCGTGTGGATCAGCAGGGGCACCCGGAGCCGGATATGGAGCTAACCCGGGAGCGAAAAGGCCGGAAAGTTCCCGTGCTTTATTATCTCTGCCGGAATCAACAGCTTGAGCATCCTCACTTTATTGAAGTCACTCTCGTCTCACCGGATGGTTTGTACTTGAGAG ATGTGATTGAAAAGTTTGATTCTCTAAGAGGAAGAGGCATGGCTTCAATGTATTCATGGTCTTGCAAGAG aaGCTACAAGAATGCTTTTGTTTGGAATGATCTTGGTGAAGATGACCTTATTGTTCCTGCTCATGAAAATGAGTATATTCTTAAAGGCTCAGAACTTGTTGAAGAAAATTATTCAG GCCGCGCTAGAAACATGAAATTGCAAAGCTTACAATTGTTATCTGAACAACCGTCGTCGATTACTCAAGACGATTATTCGTCTTCAACGAACGTAATGGACGACGGTTGTCGCAGCTTGACAAAATACAAGATCTACAAGAGCACTCATGGCCTTGCGGACGCTTCAACTCAAACGGATGAACATGTAAACGTACAACAAACGTGCACAAGAAGTCTGTTAACTGATAATGGACCTGTTGACTCATTGACCAATGACTCTCCATCTTCATCCGGTGCATGCTCATCCGCTTGCAAGACGGATACATTAGAATCTTTAATGAAAGCCGATGATCATCACTTTCACACCTCTAAAAAaatcgaagaagaagaagaagaagaagacaatGATGATGAATATCAAGTTCCAACCAACACGAAGATCAGGGGACTGTTGCAACTAATCTCATGCGGGTCAGTTTCACCACAAGATCACAACTTAAGTCAAAGTTTGACTTGCAGATCGAAGTCCTTAGATTCAAAATCACGTATAATCTCGTCGTCAGTAATGTTGGGTGAGCTAGATTGCTTGTCTGAAAATCGGAAATATACGGGTATGCAATTAGGAGATAAGCAATACTTCAGTGGGAGTTTGGTAGAGACAAAATTGCTCAAGAACGAAGAAATCCATAATCTAAAACGATCGTCTTCCTTTAGTGCTAAcag GATGAAGTGCACGCCTAGATCGATCATGGGTTCGTTGAGCAGACATTCTAAAAGTGCGTCAATGAGATTCTGTGAAAATCCAAATTCATGCATTCAATCACCTTGCTTATCCAACAACGGTAGCAACCGAATCACTAGCTCGTGCTTATCCAAGAAACCATCTAAGAGAACCGAATCCTTTGGAGATAATAAGGAGAATGTGATCAAAATCGAAGAAAG GCTTTCTTCAGGAGCGCGAGTCATCATCCACTTGGAAGCTAATGATTGTCCCGCGTTAAGTTAA